One Ruficoccus amylovorans genomic window carries:
- a CDS encoding LacI family DNA-binding transcriptional regulator: MKKASTGRVTVRQIAEEAGLTIGSVSSVLNNKHIERRISPTTVAKVRETAARLGYMPNINARRLRSGSDSLNSVTLAVITSYEAPLTLVNRIIKAIRQNVDEERKNGSPYQFTVTIEMFPAGQLSTVPGLLTGSQFNAAIITNTTLADDQFLQRNQLPYPAVVVNRSIPGYPRVYEDPETGTRAADLLLDSGRKRLAVLHGSPLTQVTDTRVSSFMRRVSQRQGTSIKEIVASTLSEAAAAEAMRHFLSQKEKIDGLYAVTDGMALGAYHAIKATSLKIPHDIAVVGAGDYDFSPLLDPSLATVGADQQKQGLAAVHMLMDLVHLRSTRQSEISIPVEVIPRGSVASA, translated from the coding sequence ATGAAAAAAGCAAGCACAGGCAGAGTCACGGTACGTCAGATCGCCGAAGAGGCAGGGCTGACGATCGGCTCGGTGTCGAGCGTCCTGAATAACAAGCACATCGAGCGCCGGATATCGCCTACCACTGTAGCAAAGGTGCGCGAAACCGCTGCGCGTCTCGGCTACATGCCCAATATCAACGCCCGCCGCCTGCGCAGCGGCAGCGACTCGCTCAACTCAGTCACATTGGCCGTGATTACCAGTTACGAGGCCCCCCTCACGCTCGTCAACCGCATCATCAAGGCTATCCGGCAGAATGTGGACGAAGAGCGCAAGAACGGCAGCCCCTACCAGTTCACCGTCACCATCGAGATGTTCCCGGCGGGGCAACTCAGCACCGTCCCCGGCCTGCTGACCGGCAGCCAGTTCAACGCCGCCATCATCACCAACACTACCCTGGCCGACGACCAGTTTCTCCAGCGCAACCAGCTTCCCTACCCCGCCGTGGTCGTCAACCGCTCGATCCCCGGCTACCCCCGCGTCTATGAAGATCCCGAGACCGGAACCCGCGCCGCGGACCTCCTGCTCGACTCCGGGCGCAAGCGCCTGGCCGTGCTTCACGGCAGCCCCCTCACCCAGGTCACGGACACACGCGTGAGCAGCTTCATGCGGCGCGTTTCCCAGCGCCAGGGCACGTCGATCAAGGAGATCGTGGCTTCGACCCTGAGCGAAGCCGCCGCCGCCGAAGCCATGCGACACTTCCTTTCCCAAAAGGAAAAGATCGACGGCCTGTACGCCGTCACCGACGGGATGGCCCTCGGAGCCTACCACGCAATCAAGGCCACCTCCTTGAAAATCCCCCACGACATCGCCGTCGTCGGGGCCGGTGACTACGATTTCTCGCCCCTGCTCGATCCGTCGCTGGCCACGGTCGGTGCCGACCAGCAAAAGCAGGGCCTGGCTGCCGTCCACATGCTGATGGACCTGGTCCACCTGCGCTCCACCCGACAATCAGAAATCAGTATCCCTGTCGAAGTCATCCCCCGCGGGTCTGTCGCTTCCGCCTGA
- a CDS encoding dihydrodipicolinate synthase family protein, with product MSDTKSSAPRRGLINALWTPTLADGSLDRPAIEAHLAFLRECGIDGVIALGSTGEFTRLDIPTRKELISLVAEQARPMAVLINVSDTRFDNVIELAAHAKTVGADGVALMPPSFFKLTPADVLEFLLRAAEKIELPVCLYNYPEVTNNRIDPCVIEAFADQVGMFGIKQSGAEFDYHHELAALAKKKGFTLFSASDRRLPEAFEIGAGGHIGGLPNFIPEIMRELYDACEAGDKAAIAQPLARMNAAIDAICKVPFPFDVAAGMEARGITPGAHKMPISPETQEKYRTAVEACRKLYAEWGLPQFQPCAAAAEV from the coding sequence ATGAGCGATACGAAATCATCCGCCCCCCGCCGGGGCCTTATTAATGCCCTGTGGACGCCGACGCTCGCCGACGGCAGTCTGGACCGCCCCGCCATCGAAGCCCACCTCGCCTTTTTACGCGAATGCGGCATCGACGGGGTTATCGCACTGGGCAGCACGGGCGAGTTTACGCGCCTGGACATCCCCACCCGCAAGGAACTTATCAGCCTGGTCGCCGAGCAGGCCCGCCCGATGGCGGTGCTGATCAACGTCAGCGACACCCGCTTTGATAATGTGATCGAACTGGCCGCGCACGCCAAGACCGTCGGGGCCGACGGGGTGGCACTCATGCCCCCGTCATTCTTCAAGCTCACCCCCGCCGACGTGCTGGAGTTCCTGCTCCGCGCCGCTGAAAAGATCGAACTGCCGGTGTGCCTTTACAACTATCCTGAAGTGACCAACAACCGGATCGACCCCTGCGTGATCGAAGCCTTTGCCGACCAGGTGGGCATGTTCGGGATCAAGCAGAGCGGCGCGGAATTTGACTATCACCACGAGTTGGCTGCGCTTGCCAAGAAAAAAGGTTTTACCCTATTTTCCGCTTCCGACCGTCGCCTGCCCGAAGCCTTCGAAATCGGTGCCGGTGGCCACATTGGCGGGCTTCCGAACTTCATCCCCGAAATTATGCGCGAGCTGTACGATGCCTGCGAAGCCGGGGACAAGGCCGCCATTGCCCAGCCGCTGGCCCGCATGAACGCCGCCATCGACGCCATCTGCAAGGTGCCCTTCCCCTTCGATGTCGCCGCCGGGATGGAAGCTCGCGGCATCACCCCCGGTGCCCACAAGATGCCCATTTCTCCGGAAACGCAGGAAAAGTACCGCACCGCGGTCGAAGCCTGCCGCAAGCTCTACGCCGAGTGGGGCCTGCCGCAATTCCAGCCCTGTGCCGCCGCGGCCGAGGTTTGA